One genomic segment of Prochlorococcus marinus str. MIT 0919 includes these proteins:
- the tsaE gene encoding tRNA (adenosine(37)-N6)-threonylcarbamoyltransferase complex ATPase subunit type 1 TsaE, whose amino-acid sequence MQRNIFKNIKVPESIVWQSNQSGWLLNNLEATIAFGEILSQKIQSSKILLLEGPLGSGKTSLVKGIAKGLQILEPITSPTFPLSQHYLKGKRALIHLDLYRLDSADSANELFIQEEEEAKDLKALMVIEWPSRLKIDLEDAWHVNLTYTQDNKRLIKLFSPY is encoded by the coding sequence TTGCAAAGGAACATCTTCAAAAATATCAAAGTTCCTGAGTCAATCGTCTGGCAATCTAACCAATCAGGGTGGCTTCTAAATAATCTTGAGGCAACAATTGCATTTGGCGAAATACTAAGTCAAAAGATCCAAAGCTCCAAAATACTGTTGCTTGAGGGGCCACTAGGGTCTGGGAAAACAAGCCTAGTAAAGGGAATTGCGAAAGGTCTTCAGATCTTGGAACCAATTACGAGTCCTACTTTTCCTTTATCTCAACATTACTTAAAAGGAAAAAGAGCGCTTATTCATTTAGACCTATATAGATTAGACAGTGCAGATTCTGCAAACGAATTATTTATTCAAGAAGAAGAAGAAGCAAAAGATCTCAAAGCACTTATGGTTATTGAATGGCCTTCACGTTTAAAGATTGATCTTGAGGATGCTTGGCATGTGAACTTGACTTATACCCAAGATAACAAGAGATTAATAAAACTTTTTTCTCCTTATTGA
- a CDS encoding DedA family protein: protein MEISNIVTGLINFIGDSVEANQWIGYGAILIAMFLENIFPPIPSELIMPLGGYYVYTGQLNFIPVVLAGLIGTVLGAFPWYGIGRLINEEKLENWLRKYGRWIGISPEELFRSRMWFSRYGKSLVFWGRLVPGIRTLISVPAGVELMPIAPFTIWTTAGSLIWTILLTIAGIFLGESYRQVASWLDPFSEIIKITLVIILITLFIWLLVRSLIKHKNKLH from the coding sequence ATGGAAATCTCTAACATAGTAACAGGATTAATAAATTTCATTGGTGATTCAGTAGAAGCAAATCAGTGGATTGGTTATGGAGCAATATTGATAGCAATGTTTTTAGAAAATATATTTCCACCTATTCCTTCAGAATTAATAATGCCTTTAGGTGGATATTATGTTTATACTGGTCAACTGAATTTCATACCTGTTGTTTTAGCAGGTCTTATTGGAACAGTTTTAGGTGCATTCCCATGGTATGGAATTGGGCGCCTAATTAATGAAGAAAAACTTGAAAATTGGCTTAGAAAATATGGACGTTGGATAGGTATTAGTCCAGAAGAACTCTTTCGAAGTCGAATGTGGTTTTCACGCTATGGAAAGTCTTTGGTGTTTTGGGGACGATTAGTCCCTGGAATAAGAACATTGATTTCAGTACCTGCTGGAGTTGAGTTAATGCCAATAGCTCCTTTTACTATTTGGACAACAGCAGGAAGTTTAATTTGGACAATATTATTAACTATTGCTGGAATATTTCTAGGAGAAAGCTATAGGCAAGTTGCTAGTTGGCTTGACCCTTTCTCAGAAATAATTAAAATCACTCTTGTAATTATTCTTATAACATTATT
- a CDS encoding RpoD/SigA family RNA polymerase sigma factor produces MTDQALSSRKVLKDSKSQSCSDSDLVRSYLRDIGRVPLLSTDQEITLGRQVQELVTIENVEKELQLRNGCKPSRQELAQSVDLTLTVLNRKLRLGEKAKERMVSANLRLVVSIAKKYTKRNMELLDLIQEGTIGLVRGVEKFDPARGYKFSTYAYWWIRQGITRAIAEKSRSIRLPIHITEMLNKLKKGQRELSQELSRTPSMKELSDYVDLPLQEVKDLMCRASQPLSLEMKVGNAEDSVLLDLLSSDNDLPQQNIEMDCMKGDLETLLGKLPELQNTVLRMRYGIDGEEPMSLTGIGRVLGISRDRVRKLQRDALKGLRSNGEFVEAYVAC; encoded by the coding sequence ATGACAGATCAAGCGCTCTCTTCAAGAAAGGTCTTGAAAGATTCAAAGTCTCAGTCATGTTCAGATAGTGATCTAGTTCGCTCTTATTTAAGAGATATCGGACGAGTACCTCTTTTATCTACAGACCAAGAGATAACTTTGGGTAGGCAAGTCCAAGAGTTGGTCACAATAGAAAATGTTGAAAAGGAATTGCAACTGCGTAATGGGTGCAAACCTTCTCGACAAGAGTTGGCTCAATCAGTTGATCTTACTCTTACTGTTTTAAATAGGAAATTAAGGCTTGGTGAAAAAGCTAAAGAAAGAATGGTTTCAGCAAACTTGCGTTTAGTTGTAAGTATTGCCAAGAAATATACGAAAAGGAATATGGAACTTTTAGATTTAATTCAAGAAGGCACTATTGGTTTAGTGAGAGGTGTTGAAAAATTTGATCCTGCTAGGGGATATAAGTTTTCTACGTATGCATATTGGTGGATCAGGCAAGGAATTACTAGGGCAATTGCAGAAAAAAGCAGATCTATTCGATTGCCTATTCATATAACCGAGATGCTAAATAAGTTGAAAAAAGGACAACGAGAATTGAGTCAAGAATTGTCGAGAACCCCTTCCATGAAAGAGCTATCAGATTATGTGGATCTCCCACTTCAGGAAGTAAAAGATTTGATGTGCCGAGCAAGTCAACCACTAAGCCTAGAAATGAAAGTTGGAAATGCTGAGGATTCTGTATTACTTGATTTGCTTTCAAGTGACAATGATTTACCTCAGCAAAATATTGAGATGGATTGCATGAAGGGCGATTTAGAAACACTTTTAGGGAAATTACCAGAATTGCAAAATACAGTTTTAAGAATGAGATATGGCATAGATGGAGAGGAACCAATGAGTCTTACTGGAATTGGCCGAGTACTTGGTATTAGTCGTGATCGAGTACGGAAACTTCAGCGAGATGCTTTGAAAGGCTTACGAAGTAATGGTGAATTCGTAGAAGCTTATGTGGCTTGTTGA
- a CDS encoding alpha/beta fold hydrolase, protein MTKNNIHCWQWNELNVSWKVEGYNPRSSVVTVLIHGFGASKEHWRKNQIFLGNITPSYSLDLIGFGDSSQPIAILPGEKSFTKGFLYNFDNWGLQVSEFCRLVIKKPVIFIGNSIGGVVALRAARSLQGSCKGVILINCAQRTMDDKRLSQQTKVVQLIRPFLKNIIRKKWLSKSLFQNAANPNFIEKILKQAYPSGQHLDKELINLIYSPTQREGAAEAFHGFVNIFNDHLAPDLMKNLNVPVDLIWGDSDPWEALSEARQWLASIKCIRSLEIIKGAGHCPHDEAPEKVNGFLGKIIQQAT, encoded by the coding sequence TTGACTAAGAATAACATTCATTGTTGGCAATGGAATGAGTTAAATGTTAGCTGGAAAGTCGAAGGTTATAATCCAAGATCATCTGTTGTTACTGTTCTGATTCATGGTTTTGGAGCATCTAAAGAACATTGGAGAAAAAATCAAATATTTCTAGGAAACATAACTCCATCATACTCATTAGACTTAATTGGTTTTGGGGACAGTAGTCAACCCATAGCAATACTTCCCGGAGAGAAAAGTTTTACTAAAGGTTTTTTATATAATTTTGATAATTGGGGATTACAAGTATCAGAATTTTGCAGGTTAGTAATTAAAAAACCTGTTATTTTCATTGGTAATTCCATTGGAGGCGTTGTAGCTCTAAGAGCAGCAAGAAGCCTCCAAGGCAGTTGTAAAGGTGTAATTCTAATTAATTGTGCGCAAAGAACAATGGATGACAAAAGACTCTCTCAACAAACTAAAGTTGTACAATTAATAAGACCCTTCTTGAAAAATATAATTAGAAAAAAATGGCTTAGTAAAAGTCTATTTCAGAATGCAGCAAATCCAAATTTTATAGAAAAAATACTCAAACAAGCCTACCCAAGTGGTCAACATTTAGATAAGGAATTAATCAACTTAATATATTCACCAACTCAACGTGAAGGAGCAGCGGAAGCATTTCACGGCTTCGTAAATATTTTCAATGATCACCTAGCACCGGATTTAATGAAAAATCTAAATGTACCAGTCGACTTAATTTGGGGAGATAGTGATCCATGGGAAGCTCTTTCAGAAGCTAGACAATGGCTTGCTTCTATTAAATGCATAAGATCTTTAGAGATAATTAAAGGTGCAGGGCACTGTCCTCACGATGAAGCGCCTGAAAAAGTCAATGGGTTTTTAGGCAAAATAATTCAACAAGCCACATAA
- the ahcY gene encoding adenosylhomocysteinase, which produces MIAASASTQQFDKKADYEISDLELAAFGRKELDIAEKEMPGLMSLRAKYSKEQPLKGARIAGSLHMTIQTAVLIETLVALGAEVRWASCNIFSTQDHAAAAIASTGIPVFAKKGETLDEYWAYTHRILEWNSNDGPNMILDDGGDATGLVILGSKAEKDKSVLDAPCNEEEIALYASIRKKLSQDSTFYSRIKSSIQGVTEETTTGVARLYQMQKNGDLPFPAINVNDSVTKSKFDNLYGCRESLVDGIKRATDVMVAGKVALVMGYGDVGKGSAQSLRGLGATVMIAEIDPICALQAAMEGYRVVRLDDVVENVDIFVTATGNFNVITHQHLIRMKDEAIVCNIGHFDNEIDVASLKSYQWENIKPQVDHITLPSGNKIILLAEGRLVNLGCATGHPSFVMSNSFTNQVLAQIELYTKAHKYTNQVYILPKYLDEMVARFHLEKIGAKLTDLTQEQANYINVPVQGPYKSDQYRY; this is translated from the coding sequence ATGATCGCAGCATCTGCCTCAACGCAACAATTTGATAAAAAAGCTGATTATGAAATTTCAGATTTAGAACTTGCTGCATTTGGCCGTAAAGAACTTGATATAGCTGAAAAGGAAATGCCAGGTTTAATGTCCCTGAGAGCAAAGTATTCAAAAGAGCAACCTTTAAAAGGTGCACGAATTGCAGGAAGTCTTCATATGACTATTCAAACAGCAGTATTGATTGAAACTTTAGTGGCTTTGGGAGCTGAGGTGAGATGGGCTTCATGCAATATTTTTTCTACCCAAGATCATGCAGCAGCAGCCATAGCAAGCACGGGCATACCTGTTTTTGCGAAGAAAGGTGAAACTTTAGATGAGTATTGGGCTTATACCCATCGAATACTTGAATGGAACTCTAATGATGGGCCTAATATGATTTTGGACGATGGTGGCGATGCTACTGGGTTGGTAATTCTGGGCAGTAAAGCTGAGAAAGATAAAAGCGTTCTTGATGCTCCCTGCAATGAGGAAGAGATTGCTTTATATGCCTCTATTCGCAAAAAGCTTTCCCAGGATTCCACTTTTTATTCTCGTATTAAATCTTCGATTCAAGGAGTTACAGAAGAGACAACAACAGGTGTGGCTCGGTTATATCAGATGCAGAAGAATGGGGACTTGCCTTTCCCAGCAATTAATGTGAATGATTCTGTGACGAAGAGCAAATTTGATAATCTTTACGGATGTAGAGAATCGTTAGTAGATGGTATTAAACGAGCCACTGATGTAATGGTTGCAGGGAAAGTGGCATTAGTAATGGGTTATGGAGATGTTGGCAAGGGCTCAGCTCAATCTTTAAGAGGCTTAGGAGCAACAGTGATGATTGCTGAGATCGATCCTATTTGCGCTTTGCAGGCAGCGATGGAGGGATATCGTGTAGTACGACTGGATGATGTTGTCGAAAATGTAGATATTTTTGTTACTGCGACAGGTAACTTTAATGTCATCACTCACCAGCATTTAATTCGCATGAAAGATGAAGCAATTGTATGTAATATTGGTCATTTTGATAATGAAATTGATGTTGCTTCTTTAAAGTCTTATCAATGGGAAAACATAAAGCCTCAGGTAGACCATATAACTTTACCAAGTGGTAATAAGATTATTCTTTTAGCTGAAGGTAGATTGGTTAACCTAGGATGTGCTACAGGACACCCTAGCTTTGTGATGAGTAACTCGTTTACTAACCAAGTCTTGGCGCAGATAGAGTTATATACAAAAGCTCATAAATATACTAATCAAGTCTACATTTTACCAAAATATTTAGATGAAATGGTTGCAAGATTCCATTTGGAAAAAATTGGCGCAAAGTTGACAGATCTTACTCAAGAGCAAGCAAATTATATAAATGTACCGGTTCAAGGGCCTTATAAATCTGATCAATATAGGTATTGA
- a CDS encoding fluoride efflux transporter FluC — MSDLIEVLLAVFLVSSGSIIGSLIRFKITTQLKEFHVPRFIPIFFVNCLASFFLGLIISFEKNSSTNFLNEKFLLFIIVGLLGSLSTFSSFIWEIFFNIRKKYWFKTFFITAVSIFGGLLFAFAGYKLGNA; from the coding sequence ATGTCTGACTTAATTGAAGTTCTGTTGGCTGTCTTTTTAGTTTCTTCAGGTTCAATAATTGGTTCTTTAATTAGATTTAAAATTACTACGCAATTGAAAGAATTCCATGTCCCGAGATTTATACCAATCTTCTTTGTAAATTGCCTGGCTAGCTTTTTCCTTGGTTTAATTATTTCTTTTGAGAAAAATAGTTCCACTAATTTTTTAAATGAAAAGTTTTTACTCTTTATAATTGTAGGTTTACTAGGCAGCCTAAGTACTTTTTCATCTTTTATATGGGAAATTTTCTTCAATATTAGGAAGAAATATTGGTTTAAAACTTTTTTTATTACTGCCGTATCAATTTTTGGAGGGTTATTGTTTGCATTTGCAGGTTATAAATTGGGTAATGCTTAA
- a CDS encoding fluoride efflux transporter FluC, translating into MLKKDLLTLEKVLWVGMGAFPGGLARWLIGNDFAVNIFGTALLGLLMGLDLTPRVQLFLIFGFCGAFTTFSGWMVEVLELLEMGMYLRSFAYVFLLLIVSLSSICGGFLLGRRIKGSIAP; encoded by the coding sequence ATGCTTAAGAAGGATTTATTGACTTTAGAGAAAGTTTTATGGGTCGGAATGGGTGCTTTCCCAGGAGGGTTGGCTCGTTGGTTAATTGGCAATGATTTTGCTGTGAATATCTTTGGAACCGCACTTTTAGGCTTGTTGATGGGTCTAGACCTCACTCCTAGAGTTCAATTATTTCTCATTTTTGGTTTTTGCGGTGCTTTTACTACTTTTAGTGGATGGATGGTAGAGGTCTTAGAGTTGTTGGAAATGGGAATGTATCTCAGAAGCTTTGCATATGTTTTTCTCTTGCTAATCGTTTCATTGTCATCAATATGTGGTGGTTTTTTGCTGGGAAGAAGAATTAAGGGATCAATCGCACCCTGA
- a CDS encoding carbohydrate kinase family protein translates to MAKVICTGEALVDRLGPCGQDNAFENQFEDCLGGAPANVAAGLGRLGVKTAFVGCLGEDRIGEQFQKLFVTRGVDISGLQLHSRHTSRVVLVQRDSSGERSFGGFIGGFENSFADQSLDLNSLKKTFPEIAIEANWLLTGTISLATLNSRNAIFWMTKYAKNHNLKVAIDLNWRPTFWDKTFHSNSLPSKQIKLLIRRFLENAAFLKLADEEAIAFFNTNNPAEISELLSLKPSVIVTDGAKTIHWFLNGYLGSLKPFSPEVIVDTTGAGDAFTAGLLSQLVNSSFDENTYTDCENAVKFAAACGALVCGGLGAIEPQPTSNQVENFLSAQ, encoded by the coding sequence ATGGCAAAAGTTATTTGCACAGGTGAAGCATTGGTTGACCGTTTGGGACCTTGTGGCCAAGACAATGCTTTTGAAAATCAATTTGAGGATTGCTTGGGAGGTGCTCCGGCGAATGTTGCAGCAGGGTTGGGAAGATTAGGTGTGAAAACAGCTTTTGTTGGTTGCCTTGGTGAAGATCGCATTGGAGAGCAGTTCCAAAAATTGTTTGTTACTAGAGGGGTAGACATTTCTGGTTTGCAGCTTCATTCAAGACATACTAGTCGAGTTGTTCTTGTTCAAAGAGATTCGTCTGGGGAAAGAAGTTTTGGTGGTTTTATAGGAGGTTTTGAAAATAGTTTTGCTGATCAAAGTTTAGATTTAAATTCTTTGAAGAAAACATTCCCAGAAATTGCAATAGAAGCCAATTGGTTGTTGACTGGAACAATCTCATTGGCAACACTTAACTCAAGAAATGCAATCTTCTGGATGACCAAATATGCTAAAAATCATAATCTAAAAGTAGCAATTGATTTAAATTGGCGTCCCACTTTTTGGGATAAGACATTTCATTCAAATTCACTTCCAAGCAAACAAATTAAATTATTAATTAGAAGATTTTTAGAAAATGCAGCATTTTTAAAACTTGCTGATGAAGAAGCAATTGCTTTTTTTAATACCAATAATCCAGCAGAAATTTCTGAATTACTTTCTTTAAAGCCTTCAGTTATAGTAACAGATGGTGCTAAAACAATTCATTGGTTTTTGAATGGATATTTAGGCAGTTTAAAGCCATTTTCTCCTGAAGTAATTGTAGATACAACAGGAGCTGGAGATGCTTTTACAGCTGGTTTACTTTCGCAACTTGTAAATTCTTCCTTTGACGAAAATACTTATACTGATTGTGAAAATGCAGTGAAGTTTGCTGCGGCATGTGGAGCTTTGGTATGTGGGGGTTTAGGTGCAATTGAACCTCAACCCACTTCTAATCAAGTAGAAAACTTTCTATCTGCTCAATAA
- the mgtE gene encoding magnesium transporter, whose amino-acid sequence MNEAIGASAQAPSPFKGSQLADVVAGQLEAMLSAGNYDGVKTLLEPVQPVDIAEAIGSLPLILQALAFRLLAKNEAIEVYEYLDPAVQQSLLDRLRSGEVLELVERMSPDDRVRLFDELPAKVVRRLLAELSPEERSVTAQMLGYQPETAGRLMTNEFIDLKEFHSAAQALTIVRRQAPFTETIYSLYVTDRERHLTGILSLRDLVTADPESLIGDVMTKDVVNVRTDTDQEEVARAIQRYDFLALPVVDLEKRLVGIVTVDDVIDVIEQEATRDLYAAGAVQAGDEDDYFQSNLFVVARRRVVWLFVLVLANGLTTKVIAMNDDVLKQVVLLAAFIPLLIGTGGNVGAQSSTVVIRGLSTQRIQNLGLWRSVLREAFAGALLGLLMLLFVVPFAWWQGEGPLVGAAVGISLLAITTLAATAGAALPLIFDRMGLDPALMSAPFITTATDVAGVFIYLRTASWLLTHIHT is encoded by the coding sequence ATGAATGAGGCAATCGGGGCATCTGCACAGGCTCCTTCTCCTTTTAAAGGATCGCAATTAGCTGATGTTGTAGCTGGGCAGCTGGAAGCAATGCTGTCAGCAGGCAATTATGACGGGGTCAAGACTTTGCTTGAACCTGTTCAGCCCGTAGATATTGCGGAAGCCATTGGAAGCTTGCCATTAATTTTGCAGGCATTGGCTTTTAGGTTGCTGGCTAAAAATGAAGCTATAGAAGTTTATGAATATTTAGATCCAGCAGTTCAACAAAGCTTGCTTGATCGGTTGCGCTCAGGCGAAGTTTTGGAATTAGTTGAAAGAATGTCTCCGGATGATCGAGTAAGACTTTTTGATGAATTGCCCGCCAAGGTTGTTAGAAGGTTATTAGCTGAACTAAGCCCAGAAGAAAGAAGTGTTACTGCGCAAATGCTTGGGTATCAACCTGAGACTGCTGGCAGATTAATGACAAATGAATTTATTGACCTTAAGGAATTTCATAGTGCGGCTCAGGCTTTAACAATTGTTAGACGACAGGCTCCTTTTACAGAAACAATTTATAGCCTTTATGTCACAGACCGCGAAAGACATTTGACTGGAATACTTTCTTTGCGAGATTTAGTGACTGCAGACCCAGAGTCTCTGATAGGAGATGTGATGACTAAAGATGTGGTTAATGTAAGAACTGATACTGATCAAGAGGAAGTAGCAAGAGCCATTCAAAGATATGATTTTTTAGCTTTGCCTGTTGTTGATCTTGAGAAGAGATTGGTAGGAATAGTTACAGTCGATGATGTCATAGATGTTATTGAGCAAGAAGCGACAAGGGATCTATATGCGGCTGGGGCAGTTCAGGCAGGCGATGAAGATGATTATTTCCAAAGCAATCTTTTTGTTGTTGCTAGAAGAAGAGTTGTTTGGCTTTTTGTTTTGGTTTTGGCCAACGGATTGACAACAAAAGTGATTGCAATGAATGACGATGTTTTAAAGCAAGTAGTTTTATTAGCAGCTTTTATTCCTTTATTAATTGGAACAGGAGGTAACGTTGGCGCGCAAAGTTCCACGGTTGTTATTCGAGGATTAAGTACCCAGCGCATTCAAAATTTAGGTCTCTGGAGATCTGTCCTTAGAGAAGCCTTCGCAGGCGCTTTATTAGGCTTATTGATGCTTTTGTTTGTTGTTCCTTTTGCTTGGTGGCAAGGTGAAGGGCCTTTGGTTGGTGCTGCAGTTGGCATTAGTTTGTTGGCGATTACAACTTTGGCGGCAACTGCTGGTGCAGCATTGCCTTTGATATTTGATCGAATGGGCCTTGACCCTGCACTTATGTCAGCTCCTTTTATCACTACTGCAACAGATGTTGCGGGCGTTTTTATTTACTTGAGAACTGCTTCTTGGCTGTTGACTCATATTCATACTTAG
- the mutT gene encoding 8-oxo-dGTP diphosphatase MutT translates to MNVILSQEKYLDQFLNNDKQINAIRISLLTWFQDNGRHSIPWKLTAEGTVPTPNECLPVYPIWVAEVMLQQTQLKVALPYWERWMLAFPSIDDLVVADESETLLVWQGLGYYSRVRRLHTSSKMLFSMIGPSRSTDSSRWPDDLNTWTSLPGIGRSTAGSIISSAFNLPTAILDANVKRILVRLIGTSIPPERNSARLWDCAVALLDPHRPRDFNQALMDLGSTVCTNHKPICIQCPLKDYCVAYSLNEPTKFPAKLSVFSVSKFVIGIGLILNESNEVLIDKRLDHVKMGGMWEFPGGKQEKGEAIETTISRELLEELGVVVNVEKQLIAFEHLYSHQKLNFIVHLCSLVSGVPKPLSSQEVRWVKIQELSKYPFPKANLRIIAALKTYLLL, encoded by the coding sequence ATGAATGTTATTCTTAGTCAAGAGAAATACCTGGATCAATTTTTAAATAATGATAAGCAAATAAATGCAATTCGTATTAGTTTGCTTACATGGTTTCAAGATAATGGACGTCATTCAATACCTTGGAAGTTAACAGCAGAAGGAACTGTACCAACTCCTAATGAATGTTTACCTGTATATCCTATTTGGGTTGCAGAAGTAATGCTTCAACAGACTCAATTAAAAGTTGCTTTGCCTTATTGGGAAAGATGGATGTTAGCTTTCCCATCAATTGATGATTTGGTAGTTGCAGATGAGAGTGAGACTTTGCTTGTTTGGCAGGGTTTAGGTTATTACTCCCGTGTAAGAAGATTGCATACTTCTTCTAAAATGCTTTTTTCTATGATTGGACCATCTCGATCAACAGATTCATCAAGATGGCCAGATGATTTAAATACTTGGACTTCTTTGCCTGGTATAGGTCGAAGCACAGCAGGCAGTATTATTTCTTCTGCATTCAATCTGCCTACTGCCATTTTAGATGCAAATGTTAAAAGAATTTTGGTGCGTTTAATAGGTACTTCTATACCACCGGAAAGAAATTCAGCAAGATTATGGGACTGTGCTGTTGCATTATTAGACCCTCATAGACCAAGAGATTTTAATCAGGCTTTAATGGATTTAGGTTCAACTGTTTGCACTAATCACAAGCCAATTTGTATACAGTGCCCTTTGAAAGATTATTGTGTTGCTTATAGTTTAAATGAACCAACCAAGTTCCCTGCAAAACTTTCTGTATTTTCTGTGTCTAAATTTGTAATTGGTATTGGATTGATTCTGAATGAATCTAACGAAGTCCTTATTGATAAGAGATTGGATCATGTGAAAATGGGTGGAATGTGGGAATTCCCCGGTGGAAAACAAGAAAAAGGTGAAGCGATAGAAACAACTATTTCAAGAGAATTGTTAGAAGAATTAGGTGTTGTTGTGAACGTGGAAAAGCAGTTAATTGCTTTTGAACATTTATATTCACATCAAAAATTAAACTTTATTGTTCATTTATGTAGCTTAGTGTCTGGAGTTCCGAAACCTCTATCCAGTCAAGAAGTCAGATGGGTTAAAATTCAAGAATTATCTAAATATCCTTTCCCAAAAGCAAACTTGCGAATCATTGCTGCTCTCAAAACATATTTGCTTTTATGA
- a CDS encoding SH3 domain-containing protein translates to MRWSWVLLFFGLLGPLDLPAGGLTYKNPGILQLELSRRKYAGTNCYLRTSPNLESSVLTLLPIGTPLRIISSWQDFDRKQWLLVQSASLPLAKSSSKPYRGWVNV, encoded by the coding sequence ATGCGCTGGAGTTGGGTTTTATTATTCTTTGGTCTTTTAGGGCCTTTAGACTTGCCTGCCGGTGGGCTTACTTATAAAAACCCTGGCATTCTTCAATTAGAACTTTCAAGAAGAAAGTATGCAGGTACAAATTGTTATTTAAGAACTTCGCCCAACTTGGAATCTTCGGTGTTGACCTTGTTGCCAATAGGCACTCCTTTAAGGATTATTAGTAGTTGGCAGGATTTTGATCGAAAACAATGGTTATTAGTACAAAGTGCATCACTGCCTTTAGCAAAATCTTCTTCAAAGCCCTATCGTGGTTGGGTTAATGTCTGA